Part of the Aquimarina sp. MAR_2010_214 genome is shown below.
CAAAATCGACATCGCCTTTTTGTAACTCTGGTATAAGGGCATCTCTCAGTTCATATGCACTCATTTCAGGTTTAAGATCATAGGTTGCTACCTTCGGAGAATTTCTTAATATTCTTGATTCTCCTTCAAAAGGTTCTTCTTGCCCTCCAGAAAAAAAGAAAGTTACATGTGGGTATTTTTCTGTTTCTGCAATACGAATTTGAGTTTTACCTGCTTTAGAAATGATTTCTCCTAGAGTTTCAGTAATATTATCTTTATTATAAATAACATTAACACCTTCAAAGTTTTCATCATAGTTAGTCATTGTAACATAATGTAAAGAAAGCTTGTGTGTATTATACTCGTGCATATCTTTTTGAGAAAGCATTTCGGTTAATTCTCTGCCTCGGTCTGTTCTGAAATTAAAGAAAATTACAACATCATCATCATGTATTGTGGCTACCGAAGTTCCGTTTTCTTGCAATATAATTGGTTTGATAAATTCATCTGTAATGTCATTATCATAACTATTTTGAATACTATCTATGGCATTGGTGCTGGTTTCACCAATTCCATTTACCAACAGGTCATAGGCTAATTTAACACGTTCCCACCTTTTGTCTCTATCCATGGCATAGTACCTCCCTACGATAGAAGCTAGTTTACCTGTAGTTTTGGACATATAATCCTGGATGTTTTTAATGTGAGTTTTACCAGATTTTGGATCTACATCACGACCGTCGGTAAATGCGTGAAGGAAAACATTTTTTAAATCATAAGAATGAGCTGCATCAAGTAGTCCTTTAATATGATTGATGTGAGAGTGAACTCCACCGTCACTTACCAGGCCAAGTAAATGAACATTTTTATTTTT
Proteins encoded:
- the gpmI gene encoding 2,3-bisphosphoglycerate-independent phosphoglycerate mutase, with product MNKKVILMILDGWGTSPDPKVSAIDHANTPYIDSLYTHYPNASLRTDGLHVGLPDGQMGNSEVGHMNLGAGRIVYQDLAKINMAVKNNTLKDESVLLDAFRYAKEKNKNVHLLGLVSDGGVHSHINHIKGLLDAAHSYDLKNVFLHAFTDGRDVDPKSGKTHIKNIQDYMSKTTGKLASIVGRYYAMDRDKRWERVKLAYDLLVNGIGETSTNAIDSIQNSYDNDITDEFIKPIILQENGTSVATIHDDDVVIFFNFRTDRGRELTEMLSQKDMHEYNTHKLSLHYVTMTNYDENFEGVNVIYNKDNITETLGEIISKAGKTQIRIAETEKYPHVTFFFSGGQEEPFEGESRILRNSPKVATYDLKPEMSAYELRDALIPELQKGDVDFVCLNFANGDMVGHTGVMEAAIKACEAVDQCVKDVITAGLENQYSTIMIADHGNCETMINPDGTPHTAHTTNPVPFILIDNDQIKVNDGVLGDIAPTILDLMGIEKPKAMTQNSLLK